In the Leptospiraceae bacterium genome, one interval contains:
- a CDS encoding ABC transporter permease subunit produces the protein MKLFSQDFRQIVYLEFYENIRNKWVFLYAIAFFMICSLTIYFGGKQSSKITASLLNIFLLLIPIFGLLFGSVNFMESLPFMEVILSRPVSRAKLFLGKWIGANLGLNLGFVSGTAIPLILFMDPSEGKIFLSIQLLIYGVLLNSIFLSLSFLASIIIIKKEMVLGSILIIWFYFYFLYDLLIVGISIFFGEYPLEVPVLGMVLLNPLDLVRVIILLQMDSAVLLGFTSAFFQKYLGNVSGIFLCFVFLSVWIITPIFIGVRIFKSKDL, from the coding sequence ATGAAATTATTTTCACAAGATTTTCGTCAAATCGTGTATCTTGAATTTTATGAAAATATCCGCAACAAATGGGTTTTTCTTTATGCAATTGCTTTTTTTATGATTTGCTCTTTGACAATTTATTTTGGTGGGAAACAAAGCTCTAAGATTACAGCCAGTTTACTGAATATTTTTCTATTACTAATTCCAATCTTTGGGCTATTGTTTGGCAGCGTAAATTTTATGGAATCTCTTCCGTTTATGGAGGTAATTTTATCTCGTCCTGTAAGTAGGGCAAAACTATTTCTTGGCAAATGGATTGGAGCTAACCTCGGACTCAATCTCGGTTTTGTTTCTGGTACAGCAATTCCTTTGATCTTATTTATGGATCCAAGCGAAGGAAAAATTTTTCTCTCGATACAACTACTGATTTATGGAGTTTTATTAAACAGTATATTTCTTAGTCTCTCATTTCTTGCGTCCATCATAATTATAAAAAAAGAAATGGTACTCGGAAGTATTTTAATTATTTGGTTTTACTTTTACTTTTTATACGATCTGTTAATAGTCGGGATTAGTATTTTCTTTGGAGAGTATCCTCTCGAAGTTCCAGTTCTTGGAATGGTTTTGCTAAACCCTTTAGATTTAGTCAGAGTAATTATTTTACTACAAATGGATTCTGCGGTATTACTCGGATTTACTTCAGCCTTCTTTCAAAAATATTTAGGAAATGTAAGCGGGATTTTTCTTTGCTTTGTTTTCTTAAGTGTGTGGATTATTACACCTATTTTTATCGGTGTCAGGATCTTTAAAAGCAAAGATCTGTAA
- a CDS encoding cytochrome c — protein MEVKGIGPVSKVDLGALDAKRAGKGKTEFESKCSACHKIDEKVVGPAIKGITTRRTPEWIMNMILNPVEMTQKDPIAKELLEEHLTQMTFQNVSQDEARDMLEYFRQVDEQK, from the coding sequence ATGGAAGTTAAGGGAATTGGTCCAGTTTCAAAAGTTGATCTTGGGGCTTTAGATGCAAAAAGAGCAGGTAAAGGAAAGACTGAGTTTGAGTCTAAATGCTCGGCTTGTCATAAGATTGATGAAAAAGTAGTGGGGCCTGCCATAAAAGGAATTACTACCAGAAGGACTCCCGAATGGATTATGAATATGATTTTGAATCCGGTCGAGATGACTCAGAAAGATCCTATTGCAAAAGAGCTTCTTGAAGAGCATCTAACACAAATGACTTTCCAAAATGTAAGTCAAGACGAAGCAAGGGATATGCTTGAATATTTCCGACAGGTAGATGAACAAAAATAA
- a CDS encoding nitrous oxide reductase family maturation protein NosD: MLYLLFFIGIFSISETFASTLIVDPKGKISTITEAIQLAKDSDTIEISPGTYSEGMITITKKLRLIAKGNVIVDGQTKEHVISINADNVRIEGMQIMNSGVSSMREFAGIHVKGSKNCELVGNKLINNAYGFYLEKSENCLIENNESIGNAKDEIYGGNGIHLWSASGHTIKGNTLNKHRDGLYFEFSSNLKIENNSSSDSIRYGMHFMFSHENVFRKNKFFRNSSGVAIMYSRDTIVEENTFEQNWGSGSHGILLKEISTSRFYKNIFKENAQGIYADNANRNIFSENQFLRNGWAINILGNCEENKFERNNFIENVFDLGTNSRDNSNDYTGNYWDKYRGFDMDKDGVGDKPHTPVQFFGYWVNVYPVLTLLFESPIVEMLEIAEKAFPVISPVSLLDSKPSLRVFQL, translated from the coding sequence ATGCTTTATTTATTATTTTTTATCGGTATCTTTTCTATTTCAGAAACTTTTGCATCTACCCTAATTGTAGATCCTAAAGGGAAAATTTCAACCATTACGGAAGCTATACAATTAGCAAAAGACTCCGATACAATTGAAATTTCACCCGGGACTTATTCCGAGGGAATGATTACTATAACTAAAAAACTTCGTTTGATTGCAAAAGGAAATGTAATCGTGGACGGTCAAACAAAAGAGCATGTAATCAGTATCAATGCGGATAACGTCCGAATTGAAGGAATGCAAATCATGAACAGTGGAGTTAGCTCCATGAGAGAATTTGCAGGGATTCATGTTAAAGGCTCCAAAAACTGTGAACTTGTAGGAAATAAATTAATCAATAACGCTTATGGTTTTTATCTTGAAAAATCAGAAAATTGTTTAATCGAAAACAACGAATCAATCGGAAATGCTAAAGATGAAATTTACGGTGGAAATGGAATTCATCTCTGGTCAGCTTCCGGGCACACCATTAAAGGAAATACTCTCAACAAACACAGAGACGGTTTATACTTTGAATTTTCATCTAATTTAAAAATTGAAAATAATTCAAGCTCTGATAGCATTCGCTATGGAATGCACTTTATGTTTTCCCATGAAAATGTATTTCGTAAAAATAAATTTTTTCGTAACTCCTCAGGTGTTGCAATTATGTATTCACGAGATACGATAGTAGAAGAAAACACTTTTGAGCAAAACTGGGGTAGTGGGTCTCATGGAATATTGTTAAAAGAAATTTCTACAAGTAGATTTTATAAAAATATTTTTAAAGAAAATGCACAAGGTATATATGCAGACAACGCAAATAGAAATATTTTTTCAGAAAATCAATTTTTGAGAAATGGATGGGCTATCAATATTCTTGGAAACTGTGAAGAAAATAAGTTTGAAAGAAATAATTTCATAGAAAACGTGTTTGATCTTGGAACAAATTCTCGTGACAACTCAAATGATTATACTGGAAATTATTGGGATAAATACAGAGGATTCGATATGGATAAAGATGGCGTAGGAGACAAGCCTCACACACCAGTGCAATTTTTTGGATATTGGGTAAACGTATATCCGGTACTGACACTTCTCTTTGAGTCTCCAATAGTAGAAATGTTAGAAATAGCAGAAAAGGCATTTCCAGTAATTAGCCCGGTATCCCTTTTAGATTCAAAACCAAGTTTAAGAGTATTTCAATTATGA
- a CDS encoding zinc dependent phospholipase C family protein — protein sequence MAGKITHLEVLSQVCKHLDHGTVEQKKIAKTLRIEENKNYANLGTVAPDIFYFYHLLTPVLNKKSQYWGDLSHHKNVAELILNFLDIIFETEDGIYRDRFIAFTFGYLVHCVVDIVTHPYIFYISGDFYNKNPKISSQAQIAHLKVEYALDSYLLHYRWGMSPHDYDFPHHVDVRVRGRDGILKLDPMIWKFWQRGLQETFPVEFKEKYIGSEGKMIPLDVINDSYIGFLRFNKVLDTKKSVTRNILKFIDMITFKKANSTVLMLPLQTEIDPRIMNNEEREWHYPADKSIKRNDSFITLVNNATTSAKDAVTLAWEYLNNRIKREAFLKEYGGFNLDTGLKFQEITSMKEFSPL from the coding sequence ATGGCAGGGAAAATTACTCATCTCGAAGTGTTGTCACAGGTTTGCAAGCATTTGGACCACGGCACTGTAGAACAAAAAAAAATTGCTAAAACTTTAAGAATTGAGGAAAATAAAAATTACGCAAACCTTGGGACTGTTGCCCCGGATATTTTTTATTTTTACCATCTTCTTACGCCCGTTTTGAATAAAAAATCTCAATATTGGGGTGATTTGTCTCATCATAAAAATGTAGCTGAATTGATTTTGAATTTTTTAGACATTATTTTTGAAACCGAAGATGGAATTTATCGAGACAGGTTTATAGCATTTACTTTTGGTTATTTAGTCCATTGCGTTGTCGATATTGTAACTCATCCGTACATTTTTTACATATCGGGTGATTTTTATAATAAGAACCCAAAGATTAGCTCTCAAGCACAAATTGCCCACTTGAAGGTAGAGTACGCACTCGACTCCTATTTATTGCATTACAGATGGGGAATGAGCCCTCATGATTATGATTTTCCTCACCATGTTGATGTGAGAGTCCGAGGGAGAGACGGGATATTAAAGTTAGACCCTATGATTTGGAAATTTTGGCAAAGAGGACTTCAAGAAACTTTTCCGGTTGAATTTAAAGAAAAGTATATTGGCTCTGAAGGAAAAATGATTCCTCTGGATGTGATTAATGATTCCTATATCGGTTTTTTAAGATTCAATAAAGTGCTTGATACAAAAAAGAGTGTTACTCGAAATATATTGAAGTTCATTGATATGATAACTTTTAAAAAAGCAAATTCTACAGTACTCATGCTTCCACTTCAAACTGAAATTGATCCTCGTATCATGAATAATGAGGAAAGGGAATGGCACTATCCGGCAGATAAGTCGATCAAGAGAAATGACTCATTTATAACATTGGTCAATAATGCGACTACTTCTGCAAAAGACGCAGTTACTCTTGCATGGGAATATCTGAACAATCGTATTAAGAGAGAAGCATTTTTGAAAGAGTACGGTGGTTTCAACCTTGACACAGGTTTAAAATTTCAAGAGATTACAAGTATGAAGGAATTTTCTCCTCTTTAA
- a CDS encoding four-helix bundle copper-binding protein, with protein sequence MKRKDFISKATAITTGLVATGILSQTKKHDHDHSDPNHKHDPKHDHSKHIKYGMLITKIMDCIKTGNICKDHCLMSLADGDKTMLGCAKSVNEMLSSCEALFQLAVTNSEFTPKMATLCMEICLKCEKECQKHASKHKVCADCGASCKACADECKKIAA encoded by the coding sequence ATGAAAAGAAAAGATTTTATTTCAAAAGCGACAGCAATTACAACAGGTCTTGTTGCAACAGGGATCTTGTCCCAAACAAAAAAACACGACCATGACCATTCTGACCCAAACCACAAACACGATCCGAAACACGACCACTCAAAACATATTAAATATGGTATGTTGATTACAAAAATAATGGATTGCATCAAAACAGGAAATATCTGCAAGGATCATTGCCTAATGTCTCTTGCAGATGGAGATAAGACTATGTTGGGTTGTGCAAAATCTGTAAATGAAATGCTCTCTTCTTGCGAAGCACTATTTCAACTTGCAGTTACGAATTCTGAATTCACTCCAAAAATGGCAACTCTGTGCATGGAAATTTGTTTAAAGTGTGAAAAAGAATGCCAAAAACACGCATCCAAACATAAAGTGTGTGCTGATTGTGGTGCAAGCTGTAAAGCGTGTGCTGATGAATGCAAAAAAATAGCAGCTTAA
- the nosZ gene encoding Sec-dependent nitrous-oxide reductase codes for MLAKAMLKLALLAISFSLINQCGGSGGKATLAANAAQKVYVAPGEKDEVYALLSGGFNGQVSVQGIPSGRVFKIIPVFSLHTENGYGFDEETKDMLLTSKGYIPWDDTHHPEASLTDGNHDGRWLFINGNNTPRIARIDLTTFETKEIIEIPNIAGNHSSPFLTENTEYAMSATRFSIPVPQRDIAIEEMGKGKFNGVLSMIKIDPKTGKMSLDLQTMLPAYDYDLARCGKGPSRDWCFFSMYNTEMAFQMLEVGASKKDKDYILAFNWKKASECKAKARDFSGTYVHNIWPENQKTVSTKHNGVKMLDPKDCPGIAYFLPTPKSPHGADVDPTGEYIVGGGKLATIISVHSFSKLLKAATDPAAKDGEAGGIPILKYESTLAGEVKKPCLGPLHTEFDNNGYAYTSCFVSSEVVKWKPGTWEVIQKLPAYYSVGHLSIVGGDNKKPFGKYLLAMNKITKDRYLPVGMELPQSAQLYDISGSKAELLADFPTIGEPHYAQMIPAKLLKDKTKKIYPLEENKHPYAAKKESEAKVVREGNVVRVYLTAIRSHFKPDMVQVKRGDLVYFHVTNLEQDFDIPHGFAIAGAPLPNILVMPGQTRTVKWEAKEVGVFPFYCTDFCSALHQEMQQYIRVTP; via the coding sequence ATGCTGGCAAAAGCAATGCTGAAACTTGCGTTACTCGCAATTTCTTTCAGCTTAATCAACCAGTGCGGCGGTTCCGGAGGGAAGGCTACCTTAGCGGCTAACGCAGCACAAAAAGTATATGTTGCCCCAGGTGAAAAGGACGAAGTATATGCCCTTTTGTCTGGAGGATTTAACGGACAGGTAAGTGTACAAGGTATTCCTTCAGGAAGAGTATTCAAAATTATTCCTGTATTTTCATTGCACACTGAAAATGGGTATGGATTTGACGAAGAAACTAAAGATATGCTTCTCACTTCCAAAGGTTATATTCCTTGGGATGATACTCATCATCCGGAGGCTTCTCTAACCGATGGAAATCACGACGGTCGTTGGTTATTCATTAATGGAAACAACACTCCAAGGATTGCAAGAATTGATCTGACTACTTTTGAAACAAAAGAAATCATAGAGATTCCAAACATTGCAGGGAATCACTCTTCTCCTTTCCTTACCGAGAACACAGAGTACGCAATGTCTGCAACCAGATTTAGTATTCCTGTTCCTCAAAGAGATATCGCTATCGAAGAAATGGGAAAAGGTAAGTTCAATGGTGTTCTTTCCATGATCAAAATTGATCCAAAAACAGGAAAGATGAGTCTTGATCTACAAACTATGCTACCTGCTTATGATTATGATTTGGCTCGTTGTGGAAAAGGGCCTTCTCGTGATTGGTGCTTTTTTAGTATGTACAATACTGAAATGGCGTTTCAAATGCTTGAGGTTGGGGCTTCAAAAAAAGATAAGGATTATATCCTAGCTTTCAATTGGAAAAAAGCAAGTGAATGTAAGGCAAAAGCAAGAGACTTTAGTGGTACTTATGTTCACAATATATGGCCTGAAAACCAAAAAACTGTTTCAACCAAACATAATGGCGTGAAAATGTTAGACCCGAAAGATTGCCCTGGAATAGCGTATTTTTTACCGACTCCAAAAAGTCCACACGGTGCTGACGTTGATCCAACAGGTGAATACATTGTAGGTGGTGGAAAATTAGCTACGATTATTTCAGTCCACTCTTTTTCTAAACTTTTAAAAGCCGCAACAGACCCGGCAGCAAAAGATGGAGAAGCTGGAGGAATTCCTATTTTAAAATATGAATCAACTCTTGCAGGTGAAGTAAAAAAACCATGTCTTGGTCCTCTACATACAGAATTTGACAACAATGGGTATGCTTATACTTCTTGTTTTGTTAGCTCCGAGGTAGTAAAATGGAAACCCGGTACATGGGAAGTAATACAAAAACTTCCTGCATACTATAGCGTTGGTCACTTAAGTATTGTGGGTGGCGATAATAAAAAACCTTTCGGAAAATATCTACTTGCTATGAATAAAATCACCAAGGATAGATACTTACCTGTAGGAATGGAATTGCCTCAATCTGCACAGCTCTACGATATTTCTGGAAGTAAAGCCGAGCTTTTGGCTGACTTTCCTACAATTGGGGAACCTCATTACGCCCAGATGATTCCAGCGAAACTTCTCAAAGATAAAACTAAAAAGATTTATCCTCTTGAAGAAAACAAGCACCCTTATGCTGCAAAAAAAGAGTCTGAGGCTAAAGTAGTTAGAGAAGGAAATGTAGTTAGAGTGTATTTAACTGCAATCCGATCTCATTTTAAGCCGGACATGGTTCAAGTGAAAAGAGGAGACTTAGTGTATTTCCACGTTACAAATCTCGAGCAAGACTTTGATATTCCGCACGGATTTGCAATTGCAGGTGCACCTTTACCAAACATCCTTGTGATGCCAGGTCAAACTCGCACGGTGAAATGGGAAGCGAAAGAAGTTGGAGTATTTCCTTTCTATTGTACAGATTTCTGCTCTGCTCTGCATCAGGAAATGCAACAATACATCAGGGTAACTCCTTAG
- a CDS encoding nitrous oxide reductase accessory protein NosL, whose product MNFKKIIIAITILSLFFCGCIDKNPENISPGEKKCEHCKMDIAQMNYHSQIISPKGRKFHFDSIECMISYWLENEHRTEKLFVRNFSDFKNSKEWLEISNTFFLKSDKLISPMSANISSYKNLEGANKAKDEYGGKILDLSELKQYIRTDWKKELSEKTKH is encoded by the coding sequence ATGAATTTCAAAAAAATTATAATAGCGATAACTATTTTATCGCTTTTTTTTTGTGGGTGCATTGATAAAAATCCGGAAAATATTTCTCCAGGAGAAAAGAAATGTGAACACTGCAAAATGGATATAGCACAAATGAACTACCATTCACAAATCATCTCTCCCAAGGGAAGAAAATTTCATTTTGATTCTATAGAGTGTATGATTTCCTATTGGCTAGAAAATGAACATAGGACAGAAAAACTATTTGTTAGAAATTTTTCTGACTTTAAAAATTCAAAAGAATGGCTTGAGATTTCCAATACATTTTTTTTGAAATCAGATAAATTAATTTCTCCGATGAGTGCAAATATTTCTTCTTACAAAAATCTTGAAGGTGCAAACAAAGCCAAAGATGAATATGGCGGGAAAATTTTAGACCTCTCTGAATTGAAACAATACATTCGTACAGATTGGAAAAAGGAATTATCAGAGAAAACAAAACACTAA
- a CDS encoding ABC transporter ATP-binding protein — protein MIVIKNLSKTFNGNKVISDFSLAIEENRITALVGPNGSGKTTLLKCILGLTFPDPNSSIEKDGIKISSIEEEVHKEIGYMPQTPNFPKNLKVTEILDIFKRIDSAPPDYMLELMGDLEIWKFENKLFGELSGGMKQKINILQCFGFRKKLYIADEPTSSLDPHMSYFLKSLLKKRKESGASIIFTSHIMSEVQEIAEKVCLLVDGRLVLHETPSNILSMNNASNLEEAMRMYWEKRK, from the coding sequence ATGATAGTAATAAAAAATTTATCAAAAACATTTAACGGAAATAAAGTAATCAGTGATTTTTCTCTTGCAATCGAAGAAAATCGAATCACTGCTCTTGTAGGTCCCAATGGCTCAGGAAAGACTACACTTTTAAAATGCATTCTCGGACTGACCTTCCCTGATCCAAACAGCTCAATTGAAAAAGATGGAATCAAAATTTCTTCAATAGAAGAAGAAGTGCATAAAGAAATCGGCTATATGCCTCAAACTCCAAATTTTCCTAAAAATTTAAAAGTTACAGAAATCCTCGATATATTCAAAAGAATAGATTCTGCTCCTCCCGATTACATGCTTGAACTCATGGGAGATTTAGAAATCTGGAAATTTGAAAATAAATTATTTGGAGAGCTATCAGGTGGAATGAAGCAAAAAATAAATATCCTGCAATGCTTCGGCTTTAGAAAGAAACTCTATATTGCAGATGAACCTACTTCCAGTTTGGATCCGCACATGTCTTACTTCTTAAAAAGTCTATTAAAGAAAAGAAAAGAATCAGGCGCATCCATTATTTTTACTTCTCACATAATGAGTGAAGTACAAGAAATTGCTGAAAAAGTCTGTCTTCTTGTAGATGGCCGATTGGTTCTACACGAAACACCTTCAAATATTTTATCCATGAACAATGCTTCTAACTTAGAAGAAGCAATGAGAATGTACTGGGAGAAAAGAAAATGA